In a genomic window of Vigna angularis cultivar LongXiaoDou No.4 chromosome 6, ASM1680809v1, whole genome shotgun sequence:
- the LOC108342711 gene encoding 60S ribosomal protein L18a-like protein, producing the protein MNSNVLTMSEKGENKEMVTDNNPYYGTFQGVTNYYPPSFPSAYHQQQPYHLLPVYAVPERRPLRERRLPCCGLGVGWVLFIIGWFLGGVPWYIGTVVLVFVQMDHREKPGLIACALASLVTLMVVALGVTQADLQKFT; encoded by the exons ATGAATTCCAATGTATTGACGATGAGCGAGAAGGGGGAAAATAAGGAAATGGTGACCGACAACAACCCTTATTATGGCACATTCCAAGGCGTCACCAATTATTATCCTCCGTCTTTTCCCTCCGCTTACCACCAACAACAACCCTACCATCTTCTTCCAG TTTATGCCGTTCCTGAAAGAAGGCCATTGAGAGAACGTCGACTTCCCTGTTGTGGACTTGGTGTAGGCTGGGTTTT GTTCATAATTGGTTGGTTTCTTGGTGGTGTTCCTTGGTACATTGGAACTGTTGTTTTAGTATTTGTGCAAATGGATCATAGAGAAAAACCCGGACTCATTGCATGTGCATTGGCT TCGTTGGTTACTTTGATGGTGGTTGCCCTTGGTGTCACACAGGCAGATCTTCAAAAGTTCACATGA